A stretch of the Malus sylvestris chromosome 10, drMalSylv7.2, whole genome shotgun sequence genome encodes the following:
- the LOC126586875 gene encoding zingipain-2-like, whose product MAFERNLLIVTILITLGTLASEATSRTLYQASIAAKHEQWMKKHGRVYQDSAEKERRFQIFKNNVEFVEKFNSEGNMTYSLCVNRFSDMSYDEFLRYYTGYKQPTESTSSADASFTYENLSPTDVPSSIDWRDNGAVTPVKDQGRCGCCWAFSAVAAVEGITQIKTGKLISLSEQQLVSCDTDNNRGCQGGWMVNAFAYIQQNGGIASEENYPYQSLDGSEGTCDMNKANEAAARITSYAEVPPNSETDLLKAVSMQPVSVAINMSPAFQHYSGGVFTGDDCGTSLDHAVTVIGYGTTDDGTPYWLIKNSWSDTWGENGYMKILRNAEAPGGVCSLATKASYPTM is encoded by the exons ATGGCTTTTGAAAGAAACCTTTTGATTGTTACTATACTCATCACCTTGGGGACCTTGGCATCTGAAGCCACGTCCCGCACATTGTACCAAGCTTCCATTGCTGCAAAACATGAGCAGTGGATGAAAAAGCATGGACGCGTTTACCAGGACAGTGCGGAGAAGGAAAGGCGTTTCCAGATATTCAAAAACAATGTGGAGTTTGTCGAGAAATTCAACAGTGAAGGGAACATGACTTACAGCCTTTGCGTCAACCGATTTTCGGATATGAGCTATGACGAATTCCTCAGGTATTATACTGGATACAAGCAGCCCACTGAATCAACCTCATCCGCAGATGCATCATTTACGTACGAAAACCTAAGCCCGACGGATGTTCCCTCAAGCATTGACTGGAGGGACAATGGAGCTGTTACTCCAGTAAAAGATCAAGGGCGCTGTG GTTGTTGCTGGGCATTTTCTGCAGTGGCAGCAGTCGAAGGGATTACCCAAATCAAAACTGGCAAATTGATCTCACTGTCTGAGCAACAGCTTGTGAGCTGTGATACAGATAACAACAGGGGCTGCCAAGGTGGTTGGATGGTTAATGCCTTTGCATACATTCAACAAAACGGAGGAATTGCCAGTGAAGAAAATTACCCATACCAGAGTTTAGATGGCAGTGAAGGAACATGTGATATGAACAAGGCAAATGAGGCTGCTGCCCGGATAACTAGTTATGCAGAGGTACCTCCCAACAGTGAAACCGATCTACTCAAGGCTGTGTCCATGCAACCAGTCTCCGTTGCCATCAATATGTCACCAGCCTTTCAGCATTATTCAGGCGGGGTGTTCACCGGTGATGATTGTGGGACATCATTGGACCACGCTGTTACCGTCATTGGGTATGGGACAACTGATGATGGCACCCCCTATTGGTTAATCAAGAATTCATGGTCCGATACGTGGGGTGAGAATGGCTACATGAAGATTCTTAGAAACGCTGAAGCCCCAGGTGGTGTTTGTAGCCTCGCTACGAAAGCTTCCTATCCGACTATGTAA
- the LOC126586876 gene encoding zingipain-1-like — MAFERNLLIVTILITLGTLASEATSRTLYQASIAAKHEQWMKKHGRVYQDSAEKERRFQIFKNNVEFVEKFNSEGNMTYSLSINRFSDMTYDEFLRHYTGYKQPTESTSSAAASFTYENLSPADVPQSIDWREKSAVTPIKFQGSCGCCWAFAAVAAVEGITQIKTGKLISLSEQQLVNCDTEVNEGCQGGRAVNAFAYIQRNGGITSEENYPYQGLDGTCDMNKANEAAAHITGYAEVPPNSETDLLKAVSMQPVSVSIHASPAFQHYSGGVFTGDDCGTKLNHAVTIIGYGTTEDGTPYWLIKNSWSDTWGENGYMKILRNADAPGGVCGLAIRPCYPTM; from the exons ATGGCTTTTGAAAGAAACCTTTTGATTGTTACCATACTCATCACCTTGGGGACCTTGGCATCTGAAGCCACGTCCCGCACATTGTACCAAGCTTCCATTGCTGCAAAACATGAGCAGTGGATGAAAAAGCATGGACGCGTTTACCAGGACAGCGCAGAGAAGGAAAGGCGTTTCCAGATATTCAAAAACAATGTGGAGTTTGTCGAGAAATTCAACAGTGAAGGGAACATGACTTACAGCCTATCCATCAACCGATTTTCGGATATGACCTATGACGAATTCCTCAGGCATTATACTGGATACAAGCAGCCCACTGAATCAACCTCATCTGCAGCTGCATCGTTTACATACGAAAACCTAAGCCCGGCTGATGTTCCCCAAAGCATTGACTGGAGGGAGAAGAGTGCTGTTACTCCAATAAAATTTCAAGGGAGCTGTG GTTGTTGCTGGGCATTTGCCGCAGTGGCAGCAGTCGAAGGGATTACCCAAATCAAAACTGGCAAATTGATCTCACTGTCTGAACAACAACTTGTGAACTGTGATACAGAAGTTAACGAGGGCTGCCAAGGTGGTCGGGCAGTTAATGCCTTTGCATACATTCAACGAAACGGAGGAATCACCAGTGAAGAAAACTACCCATACCAGGGTTTAGATGGCACATGTGATATGAACAAAGCAAATGAGGCTGCTGCCCACATAACTGGTTATGCAGAGGTACCTCCCAACAGTGAAACCGATCTACTCAAGGCTGTGTCCATGCAACCAGTCTCGGTTTCCATCCACGCCTCACCAGCCTTTCAGCATTATTCAGGCGGGGTGTTCACCGGTGATGATTGTGGGACAAAATTGAACCACGCTGTTACCATCATTGGGTATGGGACAACTGAAGATGGCACCCCCTATTGGTTAATCAAGAATTCATGGTCTGATACGTGGGGTGAGAATGGCTACATGAAGATTCTTAGAAACGCTGATGCCCCAGGTGGTGTTTGTGGCCTCGCTATAAGACCTTGCTATCCGACTATGTAA